A window of Lagenorhynchus albirostris chromosome 11, mLagAlb1.1, whole genome shotgun sequence contains these coding sequences:
- the CHD4 gene encoding chromodomain-helicase-DNA-binding protein 4 isoform X5: MASGLGSPSPCSAGSEEEDMDALLNNSLPPPHPENEEDPEEDLSEAETPKLKKKKKPKKPRDPKIPKSKRQKKERMLLCRQLGDSSGEGPEFVEEDEEVALRSDSEGSDYTPGKKKKKKLGPKKEKKSKSKRKEEEEEDDEDDDSKEPKSSAQLLEDWGMEDIDHVFSEEDYRTLTNYKAFSQFVRPLIAAKNPKIAVSKMMMVLGAKWREFSTNNPFKGSSGASVAAAAAAAVAVVESMVTATEVAPPPPPVEVPIRKAKTKEGKGPNARRKPKGSPRVPDAKKPKPKKVAPLKIKLGGFGSKRKRSSSEDDDLDVESDFDDASINSYSVSDGSTSRSSRSRKKLRTTKKKKKDHQDYCEVCQQGGEIILCDTCPRAYHMVCLDPDMEKAPEGKWSCPHCEKEGIQWEAKEDNSEGEEILEEVGGDPEEEDDHHMEFCRVCKDGGELLCCDACPSSYHIHCLNPPLPEIPNGEWLCPRCTCPALKGKVQKILIWKWGQPPSPTPVPRPPDADPNTPSPKPLEGRPERQFFVKWQGMSYWHCSWVSELQLELHCQVMFRNYQRKNDMDEPPSGDFGGDEEKSRKRKNKDPKFAEMEERFYRYGIKPEWMMIHRILNHSVDKKGHVHYLIKWRDLPYDQASWESEDVEIQDYDLFKQSYWNHRELMRGEEGRPGKKLKKVKLRKLERPPETPTVDPTVKYERQPEYLDATGGTLHPYQMEGLNWLRFSWAQGTDTILADEMGLGKTVQTAVFLYSLYKEGHSKGPFLVSAPLSTIINWEREFEMWAPDMYVVTYVGDKDSRAIIRENEFSFEDNAIRGGKKASRMKKEASVKFHVLLTSYELITIDMAILGSIDWACLIVDEAHRLKNNQSKFFRVLNGYSLQHKLLLTGTPLQNNLEELFHLLNFLTPERFHNLEGFLEEFADIAKEDQIKKLHDMLGPHMLRRLKADVFKNMPSKTELIVRVELSPMQKKYYKYILTRNFEALNARGGGNQVSLLNVVMDLKKCCNHPYLFPVAAMEAPKMPNGMYDGSALIRASGKLLLLQKMLKNLKEGGHRVLIFSQMTKMLDLLEDFLEHEGYKYERIDGGITGNMRQEAIDRFNAPGAQQFCFLLSTRAGGLGINLATADTVIIYDSDWNPHNDIQAFSRAHRIGQNKKVMIYRFVTRASVEERITQVAKKKMMLTHLVVRPGLGSKTGSMSKQELDDILKFGTEELFKDEATDGGGDNKEGEDSSVIHYDDKAIERLLDRNQDETEDTELQGMNEYLSSFKVAQYVVREEEMGEEEEVEREIIKQEESVDPDYWEKLLRHHYEQQQEDLARNLGKGKRIRKQVNYNDGSQEDRDWQDDQSDNQSDYSVASEEGDEDFDERSEAPRRPSRKGLRNDKDKPLPPLLARVGGNIEVLGFNARQRKAFLNAIMRYGMPPQDAFTTQWLVRDLRGKSEKEFKAYVSLFMRHLCEPGADGAETFADGVPREGLSRQHVLTRIGVMSLIRKKVQEFEHVNGRWSMPELAEVEENKKMSQPGSPSPKTPTPSTPGDTQPNTPAPAPPAEDGIKIEENSLKEEDSAEGEKEVKSAAPEATVECTQPPAPASEDEKVLVEPPEGEEKVEKAEVKERTEEPMETDPKGIADVEKVEEKSAVDLIPIVVEDKEEKKEEEEKKEVMLQNGETPKDLNDEKQKKNIKQRFMFNIADGGFTELHSLWQNEERAATVTKKTYEIWHRRHDYWLLAGIINHGYARWQDIQNDPRYAILNEPFKGEMNRGNFLEIKNKFLARRFKLLEQALVIEEQLRRAAYLNMSEDPSHPSMALNTRFAEVECLAESHQHLSKESMAGNKPANAVLHKVLKQLEELLSDMKADVTRLPATIARIPPVAVRLQMSERNILSRLANRAPEPPPQQVAQQQ; this comes from the exons AAAACGAAGAGGACCCGGAAGAGGATTTGTCAGAAGCAGAGACTCCAAagctcaagaaaaagaaaaagcctaagAAACCTCGGGACCCTAAAATCCCTAAGAGCAAGCGCCAAAAAAAGGAG CGTATGCTCTTATGCCGGCAGCTGGGGGACAGCTCTGGGGAGGGGCCGGAGTTTGTGGAGGAGGACGAAGAGGTGGCTCTGCGCTCAGACAGTGAGGGCAGCGACTATACCCCtggcaagaagaagaagaagaagctcggacctaagaaagaaaagaagagtaaGTCCAAgcggaaagaggaagaggaggaggatgacGAAGACGATGATTCAAAG GAGCCTAAATCATCTGCTCAGCTCCTGGAAGACTGGGGCATGGAAGACATTGACCACGTGTTCTCAGAGGAGGATTATCGCACTCTCACCAACTACAAGGCCTTCAGCCAGTTTGTCCG ACCCCTCATTGCTGCCAAAAACCCCAAGATCGCTGTCTCCAAGATGATGATGGTTTTGGGTGCGAAGTGGCGGGAGTTCAGCACCAACAACCCCTTCAAAGGCAGTTCTGGGGCTTCTGTGGCAGCAGCGGCAGCTGCGGCAGTGGCCGTGGTGGAGAGCATGGTGACGGCCACTGAAGTGGCACCTCCTCCGCCCCCTGTGGAGGTGCCTATCCGCAAGGCCAAGACCAAGGAGGGCAAAG GTCCCAATGCTCGGAGGAAGCCCAAGGGCAGCCCTCGTGTCCCTGACGCCAAGAAGCCTAAGCCCAAGAAAGTAGCTCCCCTGAAAATCAAGCTGGGAGGTTTCGGTTCTAAGCGTAAGAGATCCTCG AGTGAGGATGACGACCTAGATGTGGAGTCTGACTTCGATGATGCCAGTATCAATAGCTACTCTGTTTCTGATGGTTCTACCAGCCGCAGTAGCCGCAGCCGCAAGAAACTCCGGACcacgaaaaagaaaaagaaag ACCACCAGGACTACTGTGAGGTGTGCCAGCAAGGCGGGGAGATCATCCTGTGCGACACCTGCCCCCGAGCTTACCACATGGTCTGCCTGGATCCGGATATGGAGAAGGCTCCCGAGGGCAAGTGGAGCTGCCCACACTGC GAGAAGGAAGGCATCCAGTGGGAGGCTAAAGAGGACAATTCGGAGGGTGAGGAGATCCTGGAAGAGGTGGGGGGAGACCCTGAAGAGGAGGATGACCACCACATGGAGTTCTGTCGGGTCTGCAAGGATGGGGGGGAGCTGCTGTGCTGCGATGCCTGTCCTTCCTCCTACCACATCCACTGCCTGAACCCGCCCCTTCCAGAGATCCCCAACGGAGAGTGGCTCTGTCCCCGCTGTACG TGTCCAGCTCTTAAGGGCAAAGTTCAGAAGATCCTAATCTGGAAGTGGGGTCAGCCACCATCTCCCACACCAGTGCCTCGGCCCCCAGATGCTGATCCCAATACTCCATCCCCCAAGCCCTTGGAGGGGCGGCCGGAGCGGCAGTTCTTTGTGAAATGGCAAGGCATGTCGTATTGGCACTGCTCCTGGGTGTCTGAACTGCAG TTGGAGCTGCACTGTCAGGTGATGTTCCGGAACTATCAGCGGAAGAATGACATGGATGAGCCGCCCTCCGGGGACTTCGGTGGCGATGAAGAGAAGAGCCGAAAGCGGAAGAACAAGGACCCCAAGTTTGCAGAGATGGAGGAACGCTTCTATCGCTACGGGATCAAACCCGAGTGGATGATGATCCACCGGATTCTCAACCACAG CGTGGACAAGAAGGGCCATGTCCACTACTTGATCAAGTGGCGGGACTTGCCCTATGATCAGGCCTCCTGGGagagtgaggatgtggagatacAGGACTACGACCTGTTCAAGCAGAGCTATTGGAATCACAG GGAGTTGATGAGGGGTGAGGAAGGACGACCAGGCAAAAAGCTCAAGAAGGTGAAGCTGAGGAAGTTGGAAAGGCCCCCTGAAACCCCAACGGTTGAC CCAACAGTGAAATATGAGCGACAGCCAGAGTACCTGGACGCTACAGGTGGAACCTTGCACCCCTATCAGATGGAGGGTTTGAACTGGTTGCGCTTCTCCTGGGCTCAAGGCACCGACACCATCCTGGCTGACGAGATGGGCCTTGGGAAGACCGTTCAGACCGCAGTCTTCCTCTACTCCCTCTACAAGGAG GGTCATTCCAAAGGCCCCTTCCTAGTGAGCGCCCCTCTTTCTACCATCATCAACTGGGAGCGGGAGTTTGAAATGTGGGCTCCAGATATGTATGTGGTGACCTACGTGGGTGACAAAGACAGCCGTGCCATCATCCGAGAGAATGAGTTCTCCTTTGAGGACAATGCCATTCGTGGCGGCAAGAAGGCTTCCCGCATGAAG AAAGAGGCATCTGTGAAATTCCACGTGCTGCTGACGTCCTATGAGTTGATCACCATTGACATGGCCATCTTGGGCTCTATTGACTGGGCCTGCCTCATCGTGGATGAAGCCCATCGGCTCAAGAACAATCAGTCTAAG TTCTTCCGGGTCTTAAACGGTTACTCGCTCCAGCACAAGCTGTTGCTGACAGGGACTCCATTACAGAACAACCTGGAAGAGTTGTTTCACCTGCTCAACTTCCTCACCCCTGAGAGGTTCCA caacttggaaggcttcttggaggagttCGCTGACATTGCCAAGGAGGACCAGATTAAAAAGCTGCACGACATGCTGGGGCCTCACATGTTGCGGCGGCTCAAAGCTGACGTGTTCAAGAACATGCCTTCCAAGACAGAACTGATTGTGCGTGTGGAGTTGAGCCCTATGCAGAA GAAATACTACAAGTACATCCTCACTCGAAACTTTGAAGCGCTCAATGCTCGAGGTGGCGGCAACCAGGTCTCTTTGCTAAACGTCGTGATGGATCTTAAAAAGTGCTGCAACCACCCGTATCTTTTCCCCGTGGCTGCCATG GAAGCCCCTAAGATGCCTAATGGCATGTATGATGGCAGTGCCCTAATCAGAGCATCTGGGAAGTTATTGCTGCTTCAGAAGATGCTCAAGAACCTTAAGGAGGGTGGGCACCGTGTACTCATCTTCTCCCAG atgaccaAGATGCTGGACCTGCTAGAGGATTTCTTGGAACACGAAGGTTATAAATATGAACGTATTGATGGTGGAATCACTGGGAACATGCGTCAGGAGGCCATTGACCGCTTCAATG CACCAGGTGCTCAGCAGTTCTGCTTCTTGCTTTCCACTCGAGCTGGGGGCCTTGGAATCAATCTGGCCACTGCTGACACAGTTATTATCTATGACTCTGACTGGAACCCCCATAATGACATCCAG GCCTTTAGCAGAGCTCACCGTATTGGGCAGAATAAGAAGGTGATGATCTATCGGTTTGTGACCCGTGCGTCAGTAGAAGAGCGCATCACGCAGGTGGCAAAGAAGAAGATGATGCTGACGCATCTAGTTGTTCGGCCTGGGCTGGGCTCCAAGACTGGATCCATGTCCAAACAGGAGCTTGATGACATCCTCAAGTTTGGCACTGAGGAGCTATTCAAGGACGAAGCCACAGATGGAG GAGGAGACAacaaagagggagaagacagcaGTGTTATCCACTATGATGATAAGGCCATTGAACGACTGCTGGACCGGAACCAGGATGAGACAGAAGATACGGAATTGCAGGGCATGAATGAATATTTGAGCTCATTCAAAGTGGCCCAGTATGTGGTGCGAGAAGAAGAAATGGGG gaggaagaggaggtagAACGGGAAATCATAAAACAGGAAGAAAGTGTGGATCCTGACTACTGGGAGAAATTGCTGCGGCACCATTATGAGCAGCAGCAAGAAGATCTGGCCCGCAATCTgggcaaaggaaaaagaatccGTAAACAGGTCAACTACAATGATGGCTCCCAGGAGGACCGAG atTGGCAGGACGACCAGTCCGACAACCAGTCCGATTATTCAGTGGCCTCAGAGGAAGGTGATGAAGACTTTGATGAACGTTCAGAAG CTCCCCGCAGGCCCAGTCGCAAGGGCCTGCGGAATGATAAAGATAAGCCATTGCCTCCTCTGTTGGCCCGTGTTGGTGGGAATATTGAA GTTCTTGGCTTTAATGCTCGTCAGCGAAAAGCCTTTCTCAATGCGATTATGCGGTATGGGATGCCACCTCAGGACGCTTTTACCACCCAGTGGCTTGTGAGAGATCTGCGAGGCAAGTCAGAGAAGGAGTTCAA GGCTTACGTCTCTCTTTTTATGCGGCATTTATGTGAGCCGGGAGCAGACGGGGCCGAGACCTTTGCTGATGGTGTACCCCGAGAAGGCCTGTCTCGCCAGCACGTCCTTACTAGGATTGGTGTCATGTCCTTGATTCGCAAGAAG GTTCAGGAGTTTGAACATGTTAATGGGCGCTGGAGCATGCCCGAACTTGCGGAAGtagaggaaaacaagaaaatgtcACAGCCAGGGTCACCTTCCCCAAAGACTCCCACACCCTCCACTCCAGGGGACACACAACCCAATACTCCTGCACCTGCCCCACCTGCTG AGGATGGgataaaaatagaggaaaatagcCTCAAAGAAGAAGACAGtgcagaaggagaaaaggaagtgaaATCTGCAGCCCCTGAAGCCACTGTTGAG TGTAcacagccccctgcccctgcctcagAGGATGAAAAAGTCCTTGTTGAGCCTcctgagggagaggagaaagtggAAAAGGCAGAGGTCAAGGAGAGAACAGAGGAACCAATGGAGACAGATCCCAAAG GTATTGCTGATgtggagaaggtggaggagaagTCAGCAGTCGATCTGATTCCCATTGTGGTGGAGGACAAAG aggagaagaaagaagaagaagagaaaaaagaggtgATGCTTCAGAATGGAGAGACCCCCAAGGACCTGAATGatgagaagcagaagaaaaatattaaacagcGTTTCATGTTCAACATTGCAGATGGCGGTTTTACTG AGTTGCACTCCCTCTGGCAGAATGAGGAGCGGGCAGCCACGGTCACCAAGAAGACTTACGAGATCTGGCACCGACGGCACGACTACTGGCTGCTGGCTGGCATCATAAA CCATGGCTATGCCCGGTGGCAGGACATCCAGAATGACCCACGCTATGCTATCCTCAATGAGCCTTTCAAGGGTGAAATGAACCGTGGCAATTTCTTAGAGATCAAGAATAAGTTTCTAGCCCGAAGGTTCAAG CTCTTAGAACAAGCCCTGGTGATTGAGGAGCAGCTGCGTCGGGCGGCTTACCTGAACATGTCAGAGGACCCCTCTCACCCTTCCATGGCCCTGAACACCCGCTTTGCTGAGGTGGAGTGTTTGGCAGAGAGTCATCAGCACCTGTCCAAGGAGTCGATGGCGGGAAACAAGCCAGCAAATGCGGTCCTGCACAAAG TTCTGAAACAGCTAGAAGAACTGCTGAGTGACATGAAAGCCGATGTGACTCGACTCCCAGCTACTATTGCCCGAATTCCCCCAGTTGCTGTGAGGCTACAGATGTCAGAGCGTAATATTCTCAGTCGCCTGGCAAACCGGGCACCTGAACCACCTCCACAGCAG GTAGCCCAGCAGCAGTGA